The Gemmatimonadota bacterium region ATTTTTGGGATAACGTCCGGTCATGAATGTCGCACGCGATGGTGAACACACGGGATTTTGCACAAAGCATTTTGAAAATCGCATGCTCCTTTCAGATAAGGCGTCAATCGCAGGCGTTTGTATGACGCGGTCTCCCGTACATCCCAGCGTATCATATCGCAAATGGTCTGTTGTTATAAATACAATATTGGGCCGTTTGATCATCGCATACCTCATAGCAAATCATTGCTTAAAATTGTTGGACACCAGAATTTTTCAATAAACGAGATTACCAATTGCGTGCCCGCTTCATGGCTCACATAAGGCGGCTTTGCGGGGTTGTACATCGCGTCGGTCAAATCTCGAATTAGCGCGACCTGAATGCCCCAGCGCGTCATTTGTTTGATTGCAAATGTGCGATGCAACACACACATGTTGGTATGCACACCCATGATGAGCATTTTGTCGATTTCCCGGTGCTGCATATAGCTGTAAATTTCTTGTCCCTGATCGGAAATAATATCTCGTTCCTGGTCAATATCGATCCCCGCGTGTTGTCGCGTCCAGACCTGCGTGTTGATTTTCTTAGGGTCTTCACCCGTGTCTGACCCACCATCTGAATCGTCAATTGGCAGTGGGGGATCAGCGAGATCCAAATTTTCAGGCGGTTCAACGGGTGGGACATCCAATACCCGTCTCCGCGCAGGCGTATTGGCATAAACGTCGAGCGTTCCCGAGGGTGCGTGAATAATGGTCACACCTTGCTTTCGCGCGCTTTGCACAACGGCGTTCATGCGGGGGATCATTGCCTCCAATCGCTCGACCGCACCGCGACACCAGTGATTGTTCCACACATCGCATAATAACAGGACTGTTTGCTCGGGAGGCCAATAGACCCGTTCTGTTATTGTTTCCCAAACCGTATGTTCACTGTCGTCCCACAATAAGGTCTGATGCTGCACGGTTAGATTCATGGTGCCCTCCATATCAAAGATCAGGTTTCCCACACCAACCGAGGTCCCTCGTCCATCCCGCATACCACCCCCAATTGTCTTTCGCGCTGATAGCCCAGACAATGAGAAATATACGTCACACCCTCGATTTCTCGACACCGATTGCGATGCTGATGGCCGTATATGTGAATCGATGAACCGAGTTTTCGCAATAGGCGATCCAAGGCCCTTGTGCCAGCCACCCGACTGAAATTGAAATTCGACGCGCTCGTCAATGGGCGCGGGCGGGGAGCGGAATGGGACCTGCCAAAGATCAACTCCCGTCTGGGCAAAAAGTGGCTAAAGGTAATGACTGGCCCATCGCCCTGAACATGCGCGGTATTTTGGGCGAGCATATAGCGCGCAATGGGTCGCTCACCCTCGGTCCAGCGAATCAGACGGTTGTCCGCCCACATGTGCAAGGCTGCGTCTTCTCCTTCCTGGGGCACGTACAAACTGTCGGTACTTTCTTCGGGCTTTTCATACCACGACAAAAGCGGTACAATTTGTACACCAGGCAATTGCGCCCACGAGGTTTCTATGTCCAACACGTTGCACAAAGCCATAAGCGCGTGGAATTTCTCCAACGAGTCACATCGCTCATTGGGCCTCACCCACAAATCGTGATTGCCCGGTACAAAAAAAACGCGTGCAAATTTTTGCTTCAGTCCGCACAGGGTATCGCGCATCGGGTCGGCGCGGTCAGTTACATCTCCGGCCACAATCACCACATCATCGGTAAAATCGCAATTGGAAAGCCGCTGCACCCACCGATGGTTTTCCTTGTAATCGATGTGCAAATCAGAAATGGCAAAAACGCGCATGGGGTATCCAGTTGAAATAGCTATAAAAATCACAAAAGAAATCGCGCTCAATACCTCACATCGACCAGCCACGCGCTTTTGGGATTTTTTTCCCAGTATTGGCGCAATACCTGTTCGTTTGGACAAAATTCACCGCGATAGGCGACGCCACCATGAGAAATATTAAAGCTCATGGCGACTTCATCTTCGCCCGCATCAACCCAGTGGGGCGTCAATAACTGATTCCACAGCAAATCCCCGGGTTGCATGTCATAGGTCAAAATATCTACCGGATCTATTTGGGGGATGTCAATGCGCGTAACACCCGTTCGATCTTCCACGAGTTTCCGAACAGGCTCGCGTTTTTCCGGTTCCAAAAACCCGTGAAAGTGTTTTTCCCCATAAACTTGCCACGCGAGTACATGCGAGGAATCTGCGTGATAGGTCGAGCTGCACCCTTTTCCAGAGATAAATATAATGGGATAACATCTTTGCCACGTAAATCCGAGTTGAGAGAGGAATGTGCGCCAGGGAATCATTACACATTCTTGAAAGTGTTCGAGAAATTGTCCTGCGCCATAAAAATTTTGCAGATGAAAATGCGCCAGACTAATCGGCATTTCGACGGCTTTTTCTATGGGCGCAGCCTTAAACTTTTCGACCAGATTATTTTGCTCTGCATCGCTCAAGCTGTCATCTAAAAATTGAATGCGCGCCTCGGAATCGCACCGCAAAATATCTATGACTTCTTCGGTGGGGATGAGCGGCATTTCAAATTTGAACAACGCAGAATGGATAAGAAAATTTCGCTCGCCATTCCAAAGCTGGCGAAAATCATCTGCTGTTTTGGCAATCAGGTGCATTGTTTGCTCCAGTGGTTAGTGGTTAGTGGTTCGTCCACCCCTGTTCTCTTGCCTCTCTAACATACATCATCCCCCAAAGAGATTCAAGCGATCAAGATAGGGCGGCATGTAAGTACTTGACAGTAAATTTTCTTGCATTCATTATGTACTATCAATTCCCACATATAGGAGGCTAAAGATGAAAATCACCGATATTGAAGTTATTCCCATTGCGATGCCTTTGGCAAAACGCTATGACAACCACCACGGACGCACGCGTATGTACGATATCGATCAGCATGTGGTGGTCAAAATCCATACGGATAACGGGCTGATTGGCTATGGCGATTACGAAGACCGCTCTGCGATTGCTTCTGAGGAAATCGAGCCGTTAATTGGGCGCAATCCCTTTGACTTTTTGCACAATAATTTTCATATGGCTCTTGGCATGGCGCTCTACGATGTCATGGGCAAGTACCTCGAAGTGCCTGCCTATAAGCTCCTGGGGCAAAAGGTGAGAGATGCGGTGCCTGCGGCGGCGTGGACGCGGCCTTGTTCTCCTGAAGTGTTTGCCGAAGAAATCCAGCGCGCTGTCGATCAGGGGTATCGCATTTTCAAAATGCACTCCGACGCACGCTATGATGTTATTGAACAAACGCGCGCCGCTGCCGAGGTCGCGCCAGAGAGCTTTAAGCTCCACTGGGATTTCAATCACAACCGCACAATGGGTGTTGTACTTCCCATTGTTGCCGAACTTGAACGCAATTATCCAGTGGTCGGTTTTATTGAAGATCCGCTGCCCTGGGCCGATATTGATGGCTGGCGCACATTGAGACAAAAAACGCAACTGCCGCTTATTATGCACAATCCTCAACTCGGCGGCATGCAGGAGGTCTTACACGGCGCTGCTGATATTTATATGATTGGCGGGCGCATTGGCGATACTATGCGAAAGGGATTTGCTTATGGTCAGGCCAATATTCAGACGCTCCTCCAGCAATCGGGCAATACTCTGATGAAGGCTTTTACGTTGCATCAGGCGGCGGTCTTGCCCACGGCAACCGCGCATATTATCACCCTGGACGATCAATACGAAGACGATATTACCACGTCGCAACTGCTACCAACAGAGGGTTTCTGTCGCGTGCCGGAGGGGGCAGGGCTTGGTGTTGAGGTCGATGAGGAAAAACTCAAGCAGGCCGCCCAACGCGCACATATTCCCAAACTCGATGTTATTGGTGTGCTCCACCTGCCTTATGGACGCAAGTATTATACCCGCGGAGAACCCAATGTTACAAATCTTACTGGCTTTGAAGAAGGCGCATTGCGGGGTATCCATTGCGAACGCCTCGTCAGAGGCGAGTCTCCCGACTTTGAACGCGTTCACAAACGGCTCGAAGAGGAAGGTCCATTTGTTGAGTAAGGAATAAACAGGACATCTCTGTAAAGAAATGTCCTGTTGTGTTGCGGGCTGTATTATGCAATTTTAAAAGAATCGATCTGCATCGCGAGGTGGTGTGGTGGCGAAAGATACGAGGATGAGGATGAGCGCGGAAACAGGGACGATAATACCGGCGGGGATTAAGCCGGTTCCACCAATGCTGTACGCGCCTTCTGCGTTAAGGGAATCTGCATAAAAAAATAACCATAGACCAATTACACTCAGGATTGCCGCGGTTGCACCCTGCTTTGTGCTGCGCTTCCAGTACAGTGCGCCGACGAATACGGGTACCAATCCTGCGAAGCCCGTGAGTGACCAGGCACCGAGTTCAAAAATTGACCGCGTTGTAAACAGCGACGCGACAAAGGCCAGGACGAGGAATGCGGCAACAAATAGACGTCCGAACAAGACCTGCTGTTTTTCGGACAATTGATTGTCAAAACCGTAAAATCGCACAATATCTTCGGTAAACATCGCGCCCAGGGCAAGGGTTTGGGAGTCGAGCGAAGACATAATTGCCGCAAAAACACCTGCCGCCAGACATCCTGCCAGCACACCGCCCGTATGTGCCAGAATTAATTCAATCAGAATGGGACCATTCAACGGTGCCGTAAAATCAATGCGACCGACCATTCCCAGGGTGACGCTGGGCACCCATACGGCGGCGATACACAGGGGGTAGAATACTATAGGCGTTTGAAATGACCGCGCGGTTCGAGCGGAGAGCCAATGGCCGTAAATATGGGGAAATGCCGCAACACTGATGGGTAGCATGAGATAGGAGAGTATTTTGAATACGGTATAAGAGCCGCTGCCAAAAATCACAAATTCGGGGTACGTATCGCGCAGCGTTGTCATAGCTTTACCGATCCCGCCGTAGTGATCCATAATGACGAGATAGGCGATGATGCCCACGAGAATAAATACCGTTGTTTGAAAGGTATTCGCCCAGGCTGTACTTCGCATCCCACCATAGGTTACGTACAGAAATGTCACCCCACATACGAGCAAGCTGCCTGCCCAACTCGGCCACCCACCGCGCGTGATTGCCGCGAGCGCATCGCCCCCGCCTTTGACCCCTATCAGAATGTAGGGCAGCATCAACAACACCACGACGACAAATAAGAGCGTTCCCAATGCCGGCGAGGTATAGCGATCCCGGATCATCTGGATTTGGGTGACATAAGAAAACCGTTTGCCCAACCACCAGCTTTTTGTGCCGAGATAATAAAAGAGAAATGGAATCAGAATGGACGAACTTGCGCCCATAAGACCGAAAACGATAATCCCCAGGCGATAGGCTTCTCCGGATGCTCCGAGCATTGTAAATGCCGTTAGATTGGTGCCCAGCAGTGTCATCAGCAGGACTACAGGGCCAATGGTTCGGCTTGCGACAAAGTAATCTTCGGCGGTATTGCGAAACAGCCGATGTCCCAGGGTGCCGACCACTATAACCAGCCCCAGATAAATTGCGACAACCGCAATAATCATTCCCGATCCTCCACATCTAAATGATGAGGCCACGCCAGGCGTACAATCGCGAGCATAGAGAGTGTGGTCAGGACGCACAGGCCGATGTGGTAAAGCAAATTGATCGGCAATCCCAGGATTAGTGTGTCGTTGTCCCACATCCAGATATTAAAAAATAAAATCAGCAGGACGAGCAAAACACTCAGGGGCCAGATTTTTGTTTGTTGTGACATAATGTTATCCTTTTTGTTTTGCTCGAGATTACGGCCTCTGCGCGCCTTTTGTTTCGACGTACACTGAGTACAAGCACATGCCGCCGGTCATGAAGAGGCGGTTTTTCTTTTGTCCGCCAAAGCAGAGGTTGGAACACACTTCGGGCAGGTGAATTTTGCCAATGAGGTCGCCATTGGGCGCGAAAATTTTGACGCCGTTATCTTCGGGATTGCCCCAGCCCGAACTGCTCCACAGGTTGCCGTCAATGTCGCAGCGAATGCCATCGGCGAATCCGGGCGCCATGTCGGCAAATATGCGACTGTTTTTGAGGCGGTTATTTTCGACATCAAAAGCGCGGATATGCGCAGGTCCACCCAGTCCATGAGAGGAGCCGGTATCGGCGATATAGAGAATTTTTTCGTCGGGTGAGAAACACAGTCCATTGGGGCGTACAAAATCGTCGGCAACAACTGTGGCTTTTCCGGTGGTGGGGTCGAGGCGATAGACGTTGGTTGGCAGTTCGTAGTCGGCAATGTGTCCTTCGTAGTCGAGCATGATGCCGTACCCTGGATCGGTGAACCATATACTGCCATCGGAATGCGCGGTGACGTCATTGGGCGCATTGAGCGGTTTGCCCTCAAAGCTGTCGATGAGCACAGTGATGGTCCCGTCGTATTCGGTGCGGGTGACGCGCCGCGTACCGTGTTCACAGGTAATCAGGCGGCCTGCCTGGTCGCGGGTATGGCCATTGCAATAACTGGAAGGTTGGCGATAGACGCTGAGGTTACCGTCGCTTTCGTCCCAGCGCATGATGCGATTATTGGGTATGTCGCTGAAGAGTACACAACGCGCGTCTCCAAACCAAACCGGGCCTTCGCCCCAGCGCAGGCCAGTACAGAGCCGTTCGACAGCGGCGTTGCCAATGGCGTATTTTTCAAAGCGCGTGTCCAGAATTTCAATGGCGGGATCGGGATAGGGAACAGGACTGCCGTCCCACGGACGGGTTTTCCAATCGGACATTTTTTCTCCTTAGAGGTGTTTGATGCCTGTGCGTACAAAACAAATATCGCGTTCTGGGCGTGTGGCGAAGGACTGTACTGCGATTGGGTAGAAGAAGGGATGGAAGGGGGGATCTAATCCAGCGAAAATTCTATGGGCATAATCATCCAGACTTTGCGGCGTTCTCCCTGGTGTTTGCCGGGGCGAAATCGAAATTGCCACGCTGCGTCTAATGCCGCTTTCCTGAACATTTCTGGGCCGTGAATAAACTGGACGTCTTCTACATTGCCTACCTTGTCAACCAGTACTTTGACCGTGACTTTGCCTTCAATGCGTTTTTTTCGCGCTTCGGGGGGATATTCAGGCGTGACAATTCGGCTTGGATGGGGTTTGTAGTCGATCTCCATATAGTCGAGCGGTTCGTCCAAGTCTGTTCCCGCTGTGCTTGCTAAATTGGGGATAAATATTTTGTCGAGGTCCAGCTCGGTTGATTCAATTGTCACATCCTCAGGGACCTCGTCGCCTTCAACTGCCAGGGGCACTTGAGGGCGCGGTGGCGGTGGCGGACGCTTTTGTTGGCTGGTTTCGGGGATATCAACTCTGAGAATTTTGGGGACGGATTGTGTCAGGTGTACGGTGGGATGGTATTCGGGGTAGAGCAAAGCAACGGCGATGAAGATTATGAGATTCAACAGGCTCGCGCGCATCATGTTCGGCCAGTAGGGCAATTTTAAGTCCGCATCGGGTTTTTTTGCGCGCGTTTCTATCTGGACGTCGCAGGGCTGGGCAGATAGTCTTTTTTGAAATTCGCGCTGCGCCTGGCGCGCCTGATAAATTTGACCGCTTAGCGTGTTCCCAAATCTGATCTGGACGAGGTTCATGCGATTCCCGTTTAATGAACTGTGCTGTATGCAGGCGTACTTTAGATTTTTAACTTAAGAGAAAGTTCCAATTCCACTGATGTAGATAGGGGGCATGGGGCAACAATTTATATGAGTCTGTGGCATTTGTCCAGACGAATCCATATCAAACCAGTTGTGTTTTGGGGCGATGGATTGTAATATACAGGGGATATTTGGGTCATTACAAACTGCTATTGGAGGAAGAAATGAATCGTCAGATTACGCTTGCTGCACGTCCTGAAGGTTTTCCCGTGCCGGGAGATTTTAAGCTCGTTGAAACGCCTATTCCAGATCCTGGAGAAGGCGAAGTGTTGTCGAGAACGCTGTTTATGTCGGTTGATCCCTATATGCGCGGGCGGATGAATGATCGGGCATCGTATGCGGCAAATGTGCAAATTGGCGATGTGATGGTGGGCGGCACGGTGGGGGAGGTGATCGCGTCGAATGATCCCAATTTTGAGGTTGGCGATATTGTCCAGGCACAAATTGGGTGGCAGGCTTATGGCGTGTCTAAGGGATCAAATTTGCGCAAGGTCAATCCAGACCTTGCACCTGTATCAACGGCTTTGGGGGTGTTGGGCATGCCTGGGCTTACGGCGTATTTTGGATTGCTGGAAGTTGGGCAGCCCAAAGAAGGTGAGACCGTGCTGGTGACGGGTGCTGCAGGTGCTGTGGGATCAATTGTGGGACAGATAGCCAAAATCGTGGGCTGCCGCGTTGTGGGTGTGGCGGGGTCGGATGAAAAGATCGCCCATGTGGTTGACGAGTTGGGTTTTGACGCCGCTTTCAATTACAAGGAGGTCGATGATTATAGTGCCGAATTGCAACGCCTGTGTCCCGATGGTATTGATGTATTCTTCGACAATGTGGGTGGCGCGGTTTCCGATGCGGTTTTTCCCCTGATGAATGTGCGTGGTCGCATTTCTGTTTGCGGACAAATATCGCAATACAATTTGACCGCTCCAGAACAGGGTCCGCGGATGATGTGGTACTTTATTTCACAAAGATTGACGATGCGCGGTTTTCTGGTTTTTGACTTTGAAGATCAGCATGCCGAAGCACTCAACCAGATGGCTATTTGGGTCAATGAAGGGCGGATTAAATATCGGGAAGATATCTGGGAGGGGTTGGAGAATGCCCCCGAGGCATTTATCGATATGATGCGGGGTGGCAATACCGGGAAGCGCGTCGTAAAGGTGGCGGACTGAGGTGGGTATGACAGATTATCAGGTCGAACATTTTCATCGCAATGGATTTTTTTTCGTTCCAAATCCGCTGGACGATGATGCTATGTTTGAGATTGACCGACGCCAGCGAGCGGTTGAACCGGAGTGGTCAAAGGCTGAGTGGACAGAGGGTTTTAACCGGGGGGCTTGCCAGTTTTTTATGGTGGGCGAGCCGTTGTTGCAGGCGGTGGAGCGCCCGGAATTTGTGGGTATGGCACAGCGCATTTTGGGGTGTGAAGATGTGCATGTGGGCGCGTGTGGGTTGGGCGATGCGTCGAAGATTGTTTCGGCAGATGGGCGTTTGCTGCAGCAGGTCCACTGGCACGCGGATGGGGGACCAGATGTACGGCAGGTGTCGATGCGTACGGCATTGGACAGGCACGATCCATCCAATGCGCCGTTGCGCGTATTGCCCGGTACACATGTTAGACTCCGCGAGGAAGTTATTGAAGAATTGCGACAAATCGAACTTGCGACCGGGCAGCACGATGAGATGCCCGAGTTGTTATTTGCCTCGCATCCCCGCGAGGTAGAAGTGATTCTGGATCCGAGATGGACGCTGGTGTGGACGCCGAGTTGCTGGCATGCGACGGGTGTGAAGACGGCAGCGGGTCCAAGGCGTGCGATGGCGTGGAATTATTTCCCGAGCGGGGGACGCAAGCGAGATGTGGAGGCGCTGAAGTACGTGATTGAGGGGTGGGAGGATTGGTCCGATGATCGGAAGCGGTTATGGGGGCTTGGATCAGGATAGTCAGGATGAGAGGATGATCAGGATGAAAGGCGAAAGGTATCCGCAGATGGATGCGGATGAGAGGTTGTCTGGGAGCGGCGCACAGGTTTGGTGCCGCTCTTATTTTTGGGATACAGTTATCAGCGCGCCGATGGCATATATTCCACCGCCAATGAGAAAAATCCAGTCCGATGGTAAATGTACCTGCTGTGTCATCCATCCGAGCATAGGGCCTGTTGCGGAGCCGAAGTCAGATGCTGTTACGTATCCGGCAACTGAACGCGAACCGCGCATTCCCGCCTCGGCGTGCATGACTACTGTTGCACCAACACCGCACAAAAAAAACATCACCACGCACAAGATCAACAATCCCGTATTGGATGTGATTGATGCCGAGAACAGAGCTAACATCCCGATGCCAAAATAAATGGTTGCACTCCACCGCCGTCCCAGCCGATCGCTGATATGGCCCAGAAAAGGACCACCGAGCGCGTCGGCAATCCATCGTGAAGATAGCAACAGGCCGTTTAATGTGGCTACGCCGATGACCATACCCAACAGGTTCAGAGATGTGCCCACGGTTTCGACGAGGACTACTCCCAGGGTGGACATTAAAATGCCCGGCCCAACGCACCCGATCACAAATCCGCAAATCAACAATTTGGGGACCCAGCCCGAGTCCTCAACACTTTCTTTATCTCTGTTTTCATGTAAAACGGCGCGCCGGCCCAACCATCCCAGGGGTGTTCCTATCAATGAGATGATGGCGAATAAAAAGAGTGTGAGTGTAAATCCAATGATGTCGTGAGCCAGCCCGCCTAAAAAATTGCCCGCCAACGACCCAAGGCGCGATACGCCGTTGTAAAATCCCATTCTCTGGCCGATCATTGCTGGCGGCGTGGTATCTACCACGGTCATCAAGCCAATCTGACGTATAAATGACCAGGATAATCCCCAGAGCATGCGCGCGATAAGCAAGATGGAAAAAGAGGTGACAACGCCGTAAACGGCCGTCAATACGGCTCCGAGAATCAGGGAGCCTGTCATCAAAGCCGTCAGATTATAGCGCTGGCACAATTTTTCAGCCAGGGTGTTTGTTATCAGGCGCACCCAGCGATTTACCGAGAGAATGATGCCAACCTGATAAGGTATCAGTCCAATTTTAGCATAATGTGTTGGCAGCACTGAGTACAGCATCTGGTCGCCCAATAGAGAAAATGCCGTGGCCAGTGCAATGAATACAACAGCGTGTGACGATTGCATTATGGATGATGTTCGACATTTTCTCCGCGATGCTCGCCGTCGATAAATGCCTGCGTAAATGCCGCTACCTGTGTTATTGCATCTTCCACGAGCGCTGCACCGGCTTCTGCGGTGGCTTCCAGAGGTTCCTTATCTACTTGATCCTGCATTGCATCGTGGCGCACGTTTTCGGGCCACAGTGCCAGCGCAAATGCCGTTTCAAATTCCTGTGCGTGTCCCGGATAGCGTTTTGTTTTTAAATTTTGTTCGGCCACATCTTTTGACATGAGATCCCAGTAAGAAGTCCATTGCAGATTTACGTCGGGGCGGTCGATCTTGAAAAACAATCGCCATTGACCAAATATGCCCCGCAAGGGAGCTACATTGCCGCCGTGACCATTTAGCACAATGACATTTTTTACGCCATGGCGCACCAGGCTTTCGACTGCGTCGAATAACACGGCCAGCCACGACCCGGGTTTGGCTGTCACGGTTCCTTTGTGTACCATGTGGTGTTCGGAGATGCCCACGGCCATCGGTACATTGACAATTACCTGGGGGTACAATCGTTTGGCAGCCTCCACCGCGACATGGGTTGACGAAGCGGTGTCGTGCTCCATTGCCAGGTGCTCTAAATGCTGCTCGTTGCTTCCCACCGGAATAATCGCGGTTTGAAATTCTCCGCGCTCCAGTGCTTCCCGAAATTCGCGTCGCGTCAATTTCGCCAGCAGAATTTGCTCGCTCATCGCGTTTCTCCTTGTGTTAATTAATCTTGTGAATAATACTCCGCGGTCTGGTCAGACGATGCCGCATCGCCATTTTGTATCTTGTGGCGGATTAATCCCCGCATCGCCCTGTACATGACATAAATCGAAATGGCTGCCCAAACAAATGCAATCGGATATGCCAATATCTCTATGCCGAAATACCGTGCCAATATTCCAGCATCGGTGTGTTCTGTCTGCATCCACAAATCCGTGCGAAAATCGTACAAACTGTACAAACACAGGACAATACCCGTCCATGTTGCCAGGAGATGGGATAAGCGACCAAATCGAATCGTTACAAGAATCAGTACGAGACCGCAGGTCGCGCCAAACCAGAAATCGAGTGTCCCAAATGGCGTGTACAGTACAGCCATTCCAATTTGCAAAACACCGATCAATCCGAGCAATATTCTTTGCGTGCCCAGCCATCGGCCCGTGTAAATCAGCAATGCACCGAGAATGGACGATCCCACATATCCCGCTGAACTGATGAGTGGAAATATTCCCCCTCGGCTGATCACATGCCCCGACTCATTCCACCGCACGCGCAGTTCTTCTACTTCACCACCTGTTGCAATTGCCATACTCGCATGGCCCATTTCGTGTATCCACACCACAAATACGCGAAAGGGTTTTATCACGGGCGTATCCCACAATGCCAGCGCGATAACTGCCAATAGCAGATGCAGCCAGAATGTTCTTATTATGATCATTCCCAATACAAACCTATCGTCCAGATTCGAGATTTACGGAAACGGCGTCCAATTTATCTCGCAATGCGGCATCCAGAACCCATCCCACGCCCCCGATATTGTCCTCTAAATGCGCGATGGTGT contains the following coding sequences:
- a CDS encoding M50 family metallopeptidase, giving the protein MIIIRTFWLHLLLAVIALALWDTPVIKPFRVFVVWIHEMGHASMAIATGGEVEELRVRWNESGHVISRGGIFPLISSAGYVGSSILGALLIYTGRWLGTQRILLGLIGVLQIGMAVLYTPFGTLDFWFGATCGLVLILVTIRFGRLSHLLATWTGIVLCLYSLYDFRTDLWMQTEHTDAGILARYFGIEILAYPIAFVWAAISIYVMYRAMRGLIRHKIQNGDAASSDQTAEYYSQD